GGCCCGCCAGGATTCGAACCTGGGACCAAGGGATTATGAGTCCCCTGCTCTAACCAGCTGAGCTACAGGCCCACGCCGCCAGTATAGTGCGCGCCCCCGATTGTGAACGGACGGTTAATTCTGCGGCGTTCCCTTTGACCGCGGCGGGTCGCACCGGGATAATCGCGGTAGATGCAGACCATCTACGTGGTCGAAGACGATCCCGACATCGCGCGGCTGGTGCGCCATCACCTGGAAGAGGCCGGCTACAGCGTGCGGCCTTTCCCGAACAGCAGCAACGTGGTCCAGTCGGCGCAGAAGGAGCGCCCGGCGCTCTTCGTGCTCGACATCATGATGCCCGGCGCGGGCGGCTCGGGCCTCGACCTGTGCAAGAAGATCCGGCAGAGCGCTTCCCTCTCGACCGTCCCCATCATCTTCCTCACCGCGAAGACAAGCGAGGCGGACCGCGTTGTCGGCCTGGAGCTCGGCGCCGACGACTACGTCACCAAGCCCTTCAGCCCGCGCGAACTGGTGGCGCGCGTCAAGGCGGTGCTGCGCCGGGTGGAGCACGCCCCTGAGCCGCGCGTCTTCCGCTCGCACGACCTCGAGCTCGACACCGGCGCCATGACGCTGCGGGTCCGCGGCAAGCCGGTGCCGCTGACGGCGACCGAGTTCCGCCTGCTCGAGCACTTCACCGCCAACCCCGGGCGCGTCTACACCCGCGAGCAGCTGCTCGACGCCGTCTGGCGCGACACCAGCTTCGTCACCCCGCGCTCAGTCGACGTCTACGTCCGCCGCCTGCGCGAGAAGATCGAGAAGGACCCCGAAGACCCGCGCCTTCTCACGACCATGCGCGGCGCCGGCTACCGCTTCGAGAGCGCCCAGTAGCCAGGCCTCCGCCAATCCACGCCACGGGGACGGCTTCGCCCCCTGCCCGGGCATCCCACCCAACACGGGGGAGGTGTGCCATGGCCAAGAATCCGCGCCGCGATGGGCGCAATGTGGTACGGTTGTCGTCCGTTGAGCTTCACCAGGACGGAGACGCTGTCCACCGCAGGGCCCAGCAGCTGCACGACGACGTCGAGACCGTCGAGCTGAAGATCCACGACGCCAGCCGCCGGGCGGAACAAGCGCACCGCACCGCCATCGAGCTGCGCAAACGCGCCACCGAGACCCGCAAGCGCGCGGAAGCAGTACTCAGGAAGAGGCGCTCTTGAAGTCGCACTCACCTACGGCAGGCCCCGAGCGGGTCATCGCCATCGGTGCGTCCGCGGGCGGCGTGGAAGCGCTGCAGTACCTGGTGCGGCATCTGCCCTCGCTCTTGAACGCGGCCGTCTGCGTGGTGCTGCACGTCGGACCCGAGAGCCCGAGCCTGCTCGGGCGCATCCTGGCCCGCCACAGCGTGATCCGCGTCGTGGTCGCCGAAGACGGCATGAAGCTGCACACCGGCACGGTGTACGTGGCGCAGCCGGACTACCACCTCGTCGTGCAAGACGGCCGCCTGCGGCTGCTGCGCGGCCCGCGCGAGAACCGGCAT
The window above is part of the Terriglobales bacterium genome. Proteins encoded here:
- a CDS encoding response regulator transcription factor produces the protein MQTIYVVEDDPDIARLVRHHLEEAGYSVRPFPNSSNVVQSAQKERPALFVLDIMMPGAGGSGLDLCKKIRQSASLSTVPIIFLTAKTSEADRVVGLELGADDYVTKPFSPRELVARVKAVLRRVEHAPEPRVFRSHDLELDTGAMTLRVRGKPVPLTATEFRLLEHFTANPGRVYTREQLLDAVWRDTSFVTPRSVDVYVRRLREKIEKDPEDPRLLTTMRGAGYRFESAQ
- a CDS encoding alanine-zipper protein, translating into MAKNPRRDGRNVVRLSSVELHQDGDAVHRRAQQLHDDVETVELKIHDASRRAEQAHRTAIELRKRATETRKRAEAVLRKRRS
- a CDS encoding chemotaxis protein CheB — translated: MKSHSPTAGPERVIAIGASAGGVEALQYLVRHLPSLLNAAVCVVLHVGPESPSLLGRILARHSVIRVVVAEDGMKLHTGTVYVAQPDYHLVVQDGRLRLLRGPRENRHRPAIDALFRSVAENYGKHAIGVVLTGFLDDGTAGLQEIKRAGGFAIVQDPDEAVAPDMPRHAIDQVSVDEIAKLEDIPRLLVQITEQQHKGGTVKTSKNGH